A single genomic interval of Metasolibacillus fluoroglycofenilyticus harbors:
- a CDS encoding ABC transporter ATP-binding protein, whose product MKPVLQVENITKAYGKGANLYKALNGVSFKVHKGEFVGVMGPSGAGKSTLLNVIATIDSATTGKIVIDETNIANMKDEQLADFRRDHLGFIFQDYNLLDSLTVRENIVLPLAIAKRPASEINERVEKIAKLFGIEGLLAKYPYQISGGQKQRTASARALVTEPKLLFADEPTGALDSKSATDLLESLSDLNAKQQSTILMVTHDAYAASFCQRILFIQDGQLSKEIFRGQATRKQFFQTILQELTVIGGDVNDVI is encoded by the coding sequence ATGAAACCTGTTTTACAAGTTGAAAATATAACAAAGGCATATGGCAAGGGTGCTAATCTATATAAAGCATTAAATGGTGTAAGCTTCAAAGTGCATAAAGGAGAGTTTGTTGGTGTGATGGGACCGTCTGGTGCAGGGAAATCGACTTTACTAAATGTTATTGCAACAATTGATAGCGCGACGACGGGTAAAATTGTCATTGATGAGACGAATATTGCCAATATGAAGGATGAGCAGCTTGCAGACTTTAGACGAGACCATTTAGGCTTTATTTTTCAGGATTACAACTTACTTGATTCGTTAACAGTGCGTGAAAATATTGTATTACCTTTAGCAATCGCAAAAAGACCTGCATCAGAAATAAATGAACGCGTAGAAAAAATTGCGAAATTGTTCGGCATCGAGGGACTGCTTGCTAAGTATCCGTATCAAATTTCAGGTGGACAAAAGCAGCGTACAGCCTCAGCACGTGCACTCGTAACAGAGCCAAAGCTATTGTTTGCGGATGAGCCAACAGGGGCCTTAGATTCCAAATCAGCAACGGATTTACTGGAAAGTCTCAGTGATTTGAATGCGAAGCAGCAGTCAACAATTTTAATGGTGACGCATGATGCTTATGCAGCTAGCTTCTGTCAGCGCATTCTTTTTATACAGGACGGTCAGCTATCGAAGGAAATTTTTCGTGGTCAAGCAACGCGTAAGCAATTTTTCCAAACAATTTTACAGGAGCTTACAGTGATTGGCGGTGACGTAAATGACGTTATTTGA
- a CDS encoding ABC transporter permease, giving the protein MTLFDLALKNMRRNMRSYALYFGSVLFSIVIYFTFVTLKYSDDISALADSSLKVQGIMSASSVVLLIFVAMFIIYANSFFIKKRKKEIGLYSLLGVRKKQIGFLLFFENIVLGILSLAIGIMLGFLLSKGLLTILVRLMGLDAVASFTLSSEAMLNTTVVFMIVFLFISLQGYRVIYQFKLIELFYADKKGESLPRAKWLATIAGITLLIFGYWLALQDLMTSKMWAMLGIATPIVIIIATVAGTYLLFHSVLVFVLTKLKNNERWAWRGLNLLSVSQLLYRIRGNAKTLTTIAVLSATTITAGGAVYGLYYNTGEQTQHYLPNTFMWEGEAARISSQDVVYDETINAKQSELDIAGVTYRYTFIDNDTYNKLAKLQKREQLTVHNGEAIMLDPYYDERFSTNFTGQQLTIGKVAVKVKSFRTESILNADIVAQVIVVSARDYQALEVNDSVYQLIGMSDEKKQVVTSNDLQQQLGDSYLSSFPASYKASMESLGSLLFVGSFLGLVFLVATGSIIYFKIMTEAEEDRGKYEILHKIGVGHKEMSKTIRMQIGFIFAAPLIMGILHSAFALSAFSGLMGANIIVPVIIWIGVYVGIYAVIGCQAHKQFSHNLQWRQIK; this is encoded by the coding sequence ATGACGTTATTTGATTTAGCATTGAAAAATATGCGCCGCAATATGAGAAGTTATGCATTGTATTTTGGCTCTGTATTGTTCAGTATTGTCATTTATTTTACATTTGTTACATTGAAATATAGCGATGATATTAGTGCTTTAGCAGATTCGTCTTTGAAGGTGCAAGGTATTATGAGTGCGTCCTCAGTTGTTTTATTAATTTTTGTAGCGATGTTCATTATTTATGCCAATTCCTTTTTTATAAAAAAGCGCAAAAAAGAAATAGGGCTGTATTCCCTGCTAGGTGTGCGCAAAAAGCAAATCGGTTTTCTATTATTTTTTGAAAATATCGTGCTTGGCATATTATCACTAGCGATTGGAATTATGCTTGGCTTTCTATTATCCAAAGGTTTATTAACGATATTAGTTCGTTTGATGGGGCTGGATGCAGTAGCGAGCTTCACACTATCAAGTGAAGCGATGCTTAATACGACAGTTGTTTTTATGATTGTTTTCTTATTTATATCATTACAAGGCTATCGCGTAATTTATCAGTTTAAATTAATTGAATTATTTTATGCAGATAAAAAAGGTGAAAGCTTACCGCGGGCAAAATGGTTGGCAACGATTGCGGGAATTACCTTGCTAATATTCGGTTACTGGTTAGCATTGCAGGATTTAATGACATCGAAAATGTGGGCAATGCTCGGTATAGCAACACCGATTGTTATTATTATAGCAACGGTTGCAGGAACGTATTTATTATTTCATAGCGTCCTCGTCTTCGTCCTCACAAAGTTAAAAAATAATGAGCGCTGGGCATGGCGCGGGCTAAATTTATTAAGTGTTTCGCAGCTTTTGTATCGTATTCGAGGCAACGCGAAAACCTTGACAACAATCGCAGTATTAAGTGCTACGACGATTACGGCTGGCGGTGCAGTATATGGACTGTATTACAATACGGGCGAGCAGACGCAGCATTATTTACCGAACACGTTTATGTGGGAGGGGGAGGCGGCTCGTATTTCTTCACAGGATGTTGTTTACGATGAAACGATTAATGCCAAGCAGTCAGAGCTAGACATTGCAGGAGTTACCTATCGCTATACATTTATCGATAATGACACGTACAACAAGCTAGCGAAGCTGCAAAAGCGCGAACAGTTAACTGTTCACAACGGGGAAGCCATTATGCTAGACCCATATTATGATGAACGCTTTTCAACAAACTTTACTGGACAACAATTAACTATCGGGAAAGTAGCAGTAAAGGTCAAGAGCTTCCGAACAGAAAGTATTTTGAATGCCGACATAGTTGCACAGGTAATTGTGGTATCTGCAAGGGATTATCAAGCATTAGAAGTTAATGACAGCGTCTACCAATTAATCGGTATGAGCGATGAAAAAAAACAAGTAGTAACTTCTAATGACCTACAGCAACAATTAGGCGATAGCTATTTATCAAGCTTCCCAGCTAGCTATAAAGCGTCAATGGAAAGTTTAGGCTCATTATTATTTGTTGGTAGTTTTTTAGGTCTTGTATTTTTAGTTGCAACAGGCAGTATTATTTACTTTAAAATAATGACGGAAGCAGAGGAAGACCGCGGTAAATATGAAATCTTGCATAAAATTGGTGTCGGTCATAAAGAGATGAGCAAAACCATCCGCATGCAAATCGGCTTTATCTTTGCAGCACCATTAATAATGGGGATCTTGCATAGCGCTTTCGCTTTGAGTGCATTTTCAGGATTAATGGGCGCAAATATTATTGTGCCAGTCATTATATGGATCGGTGTTTATGTGGGGATTTACGCAGTGATTGGGTGCCAGGCACACAAACAATTTTCACACAATTTACAGTGGAGGCAAATAAAATGA
- a CDS encoding YxeA family protein, with translation MKKVFIALASLIIVVIAGLVVIATVDFNRLGKEAVYVQITGDGEVEKFTTASGEVMATYWYKQAAYKENGGVVEVEFSANKNLRHDAYLKLYVKSGKEVTSYDEISYDKLPEKVKEKF, from the coding sequence ATGAAAAAAGTATTTATTGCATTAGCATCGTTGATTATCGTTGTGATTGCAGGTCTTGTTGTAATTGCGACGGTTGATTTTAATCGTTTAGGGAAAGAGGCTGTATATGTGCAAATTACTGGAGATGGAGAGGTTGAGAAGTTTACAACAGCAAGTGGCGAAGTGATGGCGACATATTGGTATAAGCAGGCTGCCTATAAGGAAAATGGCGGGGTTGTTGAGGTGGAGTTTTCAGCAAACAAAAATTTACGGCATGATGCTTATTTAAAGCTTTATGTAAAGAGCGGTAAAGAGGTGACATCTTATGATGAAATATCGTATGATAAGCTACCTGAGAAAGTGAAGGAGAAATTTTGA
- a CDS encoding sensor histidine kinase: MRWKITGRFLTAIICTVFCVILINGMISIVAFFIYNNASEEIHPSPTDFTRTLARYISEVDGTPQISDEGVAALQQRNAWLQFLDDNGHVIAEVLAPPTAPQHYTPVELIHAYKYRDENNTSIFVTEHDGIMYLVGIEDSSLTKIVFTSNTSSISQFVAQVALIIIIIDLVIAAIIGFIFSSFLTKPIYGMIERIRKLKSRNFSVANMQNQGIYRSVFQNLDDVAESLKLQEEERHKLELMRNEWISNVSHDMKTPLASIQGYAELLQDDISPKEKADYAEIIEKKSVYMRELLDDFTLTMRLRQQQMPLQLVETNIVSFVRELVIDVLNDPSFSEHNISFEAQTERLMKSIDSHLMKRALLNFIYNALVHNDAQVALEISVEEPATIIIRDQGKGIAEADLPQIFERYYRGTNTENIKGTGLGMAIARDIIQVHGGEVIVTSKIDVGTTVVVRL, translated from the coding sequence ATGAGATGGAAAATAACAGGTCGCTTTTTAACTGCCATTATATGTACAGTATTTTGCGTTATTTTAATAAACGGTATGATTTCAATTGTGGCATTTTTTATTTACAATAATGCAAGCGAGGAAATCCATCCTTCACCAACAGATTTTACACGTACACTTGCACGTTACATTTCGGAAGTCGATGGCACACCTCAAATTTCAGACGAAGGGGTTGCTGCACTACAACAGCGCAATGCGTGGCTGCAATTTTTAGATGATAATGGTCATGTGATTGCTGAAGTATTAGCACCGCCTACAGCGCCTCAGCATTACACACCTGTTGAGTTAATACATGCTTATAAATATCGCGACGAAAATAATACGTCTATATTTGTCACAGAGCATGATGGCATTATGTATTTAGTTGGTATTGAAGATAGCAGTTTGACGAAAATTGTTTTCACCTCAAATACAAGCTCCATCTCCCAATTTGTAGCACAGGTTGCTCTTATTATTATTATCATCGACCTTGTTATTGCTGCAATTATTGGCTTTATCTTCAGTTCATTTCTGACAAAGCCGATTTATGGCATGATTGAGCGCATTCGAAAGTTGAAAAGCCGCAATTTTTCTGTTGCCAATATGCAAAACCAAGGCATTTATCGTTCGGTTTTTCAAAATTTAGATGATGTCGCCGAGAGTCTGAAGCTACAAGAGGAGGAGCGCCATAAACTAGAGCTGATGCGCAATGAATGGATTAGCAATGTTTCGCATGATATGAAAACGCCGCTTGCCTCAATCCAAGGCTACGCCGAACTACTGCAAGACGATATTTCACCAAAGGAAAAAGCAGATTACGCAGAAATTATTGAAAAAAAATCAGTTTATATGCGTGAACTACTAGATGACTTCACATTAACAATGCGGCTTCGCCAGCAGCAAATGCCATTGCAGCTTGTGGAAACAAATATCGTTTCCTTTGTACGCGAGCTTGTTATCGATGTCTTGAATGATCCATCGTTTAGCGAGCATAATATTTCATTTGAAGCACAAACCGAGCGACTTATGAAAAGCATCGATAGCCATTTGATGAAACGTGCATTGTTAAACTTTATTTATAATGCCCTCGTGCATAATGATGCACAAGTAGCGTTAGAAATTTCTGTCGAGGAACCAGCTACCATCATTATTCGCGACCAAGGCAAAGGAATTGCAGAGGCGGATTTACCACAAATATTCGAGCGCTATTATCGTGGTACAAATACGGAAAATATTAAAGGCACTGGGCTAGGTATGGCAATTGCCCGCGACATTATCCAAGTTCATGGTGGAGAGGTCATTGTAACAAGTAAGATTGATGTTGGCACAACTGTGGTTGTGAGGCTGTAG
- a CDS encoding response regulator transcription factor gives MEQPCILIIDDEADLRSLLTTTLQKEGFSNIITASSVKEGWNMFEQHSPSIALVDIMLPDGEGYDLCKKMREVSHIPILFLSAKSDEIDKLLGLAIGGDDYITKPFSPKEVAYRVKAQLRRAGYQTQAEAPTTSVGPFTINTDETEVYKAGTVLDLTAKEVGLMACFLRNPNRILSKETLFEQVWGEEFFGADNTLMVHIRRLREKIEDNPSSPIYITTVKGLGYRFKAK, from the coding sequence ATGGAACAACCATGCATTTTAATTATAGATGATGAGGCTGATTTACGGAGTTTGCTAACAACTACCCTACAAAAGGAAGGCTTTTCAAATATTATTACTGCAAGCTCTGTCAAAGAAGGCTGGAATATGTTTGAGCAACATTCACCGAGTATTGCATTAGTCGATATTATGCTCCCTGATGGAGAAGGCTATGATTTATGTAAAAAAATGCGTGAGGTATCGCATATACCTATTTTATTTTTATCTGCGAAATCAGATGAAATTGATAAACTTCTCGGACTTGCAATTGGCGGAGATGATTATATTACAAAGCCATTTAGCCCAAAGGAAGTTGCATATCGCGTCAAGGCACAGTTGCGTCGCGCAGGCTACCAGACACAAGCTGAAGCACCAACAACTAGTGTCGGTCCTTTCACCATTAATACGGATGAAACTGAAGTATACAAGGCTGGAACTGTACTTGATTTAACGGCTAAGGAAGTTGGCTTAATGGCTTGCTTTTTACGCAATCCAAATCGTATTTTGAGTAAGGAAACATTATTTGAGCAAGTATGGGGGGAAGAATTTTTTGGAGCAGACAATACATTAATGGTGCATATTCGTCGCCTGCGAGAAAAAATTGAGGACAACCCATCTAGCCCAATCTATATTACGACTGTTAAAGGTTTAGGCTATCGCTTTAAGGCGAAATAA
- a CDS encoding ABC transporter substrate-binding protein, translating into MKKRLSIVISMMLVFILAACQSEGSNEKEQNKNHKITMMLDWYPNAVHSYLYVAKEKGYFEEEGLDVEFQFPANPTDPLSLAAAGKVTMGMYYQPDVIQAVANEGIPVKAVAAVVRSPLNHVVFRADQPIENPLELEGKKVGYPGIPLNETIIKTIVENSGGSYENVDMVNVEFELGSSLISKKVDAVVGAYVNHEVPQLKSEGHDVGYMNPVDYGVPSYYELVAVTSEKTWEKEQKEIEAFWRAARKGFDFMEKNSEEALQILLDQQDEANFPLNKEVETESINILLPKMKSESGFATQEKSSWEETAKWLKDYGLIEEVPNIDELIVNILP; encoded by the coding sequence ATGAAAAAACGGTTAAGTATCGTTATAAGTATGATGCTTGTATTTATCCTCGCAGCTTGTCAGAGTGAAGGTAGCAATGAGAAAGAGCAAAATAAAAATCATAAAATTACAATGATGTTAGACTGGTATCCAAATGCGGTACATAGTTATTTATACGTTGCAAAAGAAAAAGGATATTTTGAAGAAGAAGGGTTAGATGTCGAATTTCAATTTCCGGCAAACCCAACAGACCCACTATCTCTTGCAGCAGCTGGTAAAGTAACGATGGGAATGTATTATCAACCGGATGTCATTCAAGCAGTAGCAAATGAAGGGATACCTGTAAAAGCAGTAGCAGCAGTCGTTCGTTCACCATTAAATCATGTTGTATTTCGTGCAGATCAACCGATTGAAAATCCACTAGAATTAGAAGGAAAAAAAGTTGGTTATCCAGGAATTCCATTGAATGAAACAATTATCAAAACCATTGTAGAAAACAGTGGAGGAAGCTATGAAAACGTAGATATGGTTAACGTTGAATTCGAACTAGGTTCATCATTAATATCCAAAAAGGTTGATGCCGTTGTTGGAGCATACGTAAACCATGAAGTACCGCAATTGAAAAGCGAAGGTCATGATGTTGGATACATGAATCCAGTAGATTATGGAGTGCCAAGCTATTATGAATTAGTCGCCGTTACGAGTGAAAAAACATGGGAAAAAGAACAAAAAGAAATTGAAGCGTTTTGGCGTGCAGCTAGAAAAGGCTTCGATTTTATGGAAAAGAACAGTGAAGAAGCATTACAAATTCTCCTCGACCAACAGGATGAAGCGAATTTCCCTTTAAATAAAGAAGTTGAAACGGAAAGCATTAATATTTTATTACCTAAAATGAAGAGTGAATCTGGGTTCGCAACTCAAGAAAAATCGTCTTGGGAAGAAACAGCCAAATGGTTAAAAGACTATGGATTAATTGAAGAAGTGCCAAATATCGATGAGTTAATTGTTAATATTTTACCTTAA
- a CDS encoding ABC transporter permease produces MKRYMYSAILLSTTLVIWEVVARLVHVSFILPSPSQVIIKLWELKDVLLQSHLPATFAVISMGLSISLVLGVAIAIAMHYSKVLEQSLYPLLITSQTIPIIALAPIFVLWFGYTIWSKVVVTILITFFPITIGMFDGLRSTEKDLKELLQTFGLTKSQIFFKLEVPSALPSFFSGLKIAVPMSVIGAAIGEWLGAQSGLGYFSRRMMTQFDGAGVFAPIVILSFIGIALFIVVLIIEKSFLKWRKN; encoded by the coding sequence ATGAAAAGATATATGTATTCTGCCATATTACTTTCCACAACACTTGTAATTTGGGAGGTCGTTGCAAGACTTGTTCATGTTTCATTTATTCTCCCGTCACCCTCCCAGGTTATTATCAAATTGTGGGAGTTGAAAGACGTATTATTGCAATCCCACCTTCCAGCTACATTTGCAGTTATTAGCATGGGCTTGTCTATCTCTCTTGTGTTGGGGGTTGCAATAGCTATAGCCATGCATTATTCAAAGGTTTTAGAGCAATCTCTCTATCCTTTACTGATTACTTCTCAAACGATTCCGATTATCGCGTTAGCACCTATTTTTGTTCTATGGTTTGGTTATACAATTTGGAGCAAGGTTGTTGTGACGATTTTGATAACCTTCTTTCCGATTACGATAGGCATGTTTGATGGATTACGTTCTACAGAGAAGGACTTAAAAGAATTGCTTCAAACATTTGGGTTAACAAAAAGTCAAATTTTTTTTAAGTTAGAAGTCCCCTCTGCCTTACCATCGTTTTTTTCAGGATTAAAAATTGCGGTACCGATGAGTGTTATTGGAGCAGCAATTGGTGAGTGGTTAGGAGCACAATCAGGATTAGGGTATTTTAGTAGAAGAATGATGACTCAATTTGATGGAGCAGGTGTTTTTGCACCAATTGTTATTTTATCGTTCATCGGAATTGCATTATTTATTGTTGTTTTAATTATAGAAAAATCTTTTTTGAAATGGAGAAAAAATTAA
- a CDS encoding ABC transporter ATP-binding protein, whose translation MDKKHDYVLQFKDVSFYYDHPHYILNKLNFQVNKGEFVSIVGASGTGKSTIFRLLVGLEQPTEGSIFLNGYEETNRLGKVGYMPQKDLLIPWRKIAENVALPLEGKNKKYDKQLVLNRLKDFGLEHVYNKYPHELSGGMRQRASFLRAILTGSDLLLLDEPFSALDAMTKLYMQEWLLEQWNQTKSSIVFITHDISEALFLSDKVFVISETPIRTIEEINVPLKRPRSRQQLDEPSLINLKNELIDYFKMKVT comes from the coding sequence ATGGATAAAAAGCATGATTATGTACTGCAGTTTAAAGATGTATCATTTTATTATGATCACCCACACTATATTTTAAATAAGTTAAATTTTCAAGTAAATAAAGGTGAGTTTGTCAGTATTGTTGGGGCAAGTGGAACAGGTAAATCAACTATATTTAGACTACTTGTGGGACTGGAACAACCAACAGAAGGCTCTATTTTTCTAAATGGTTATGAAGAAACGAATCGTCTAGGTAAAGTAGGCTATATGCCACAAAAAGATTTACTTATTCCTTGGCGAAAGATAGCGGAAAATGTTGCTTTACCACTCGAAGGAAAAAATAAGAAATACGATAAACAATTAGTTTTAAATAGATTAAAAGATTTCGGATTAGAGCATGTTTACAATAAATATCCCCATGAACTATCAGGAGGGATGAGACAGCGTGCGTCATTTTTACGTGCTATATTAACTGGTTCAGATTTACTTCTATTGGATGAACCCTTCTCAGCCCTTGATGCAATGACAAAGCTGTATATGCAGGAGTGGCTGTTAGAACAATGGAATCAAACTAAATCATCGATTGTTTTTATTACGCATGATATTTCAGAGGCATTATTTTTATCGGACAAGGTTTTTGTCATTAGTGAAACACCAATTCGTACGATTGAAGAAATCAATGTTCCATTAAAGAGACCGAGAAGCAGACAGCAATTAGATGAGCCTTCATTGATTAATTTGAAAAATGAACTAATCGATTATTTTAAAATGAAGGTGACCTAA
- a CDS encoding acetylornithine deacetylase, protein MTNNIERLMLQVENRKQELIDLVTTLIKFETPAPPARNTKNIQQFIANYLKNLNFEIDIWDVYPDDPNVVGVKKGTEPELYSSLIINGHVDVAEIREDEKWLTNPFDPIVTEEAIIGRGVADMKGGIAGALFALKLLHEAKFEVKGDLILQSVIGEEVGEAGTLQCCDRGYKADFALVVDTSDLHIQGQGGVITGWITIKSAKTFHDAMRRNMIHAGGGLLQASAIEKMMKIIEGLQDLERHWAVTKQYEGFPPGTNTINPAVIEGGRHPAFIADECKLWITVHYYPNETYEEVSREIEEHILSVAKSDPWLRHYPPTFVWGGSSMIEDKGEIFPSLEVDPNHPAVQLLSSSHQMNHGKEATIDVSPSVTDGGWFGDAGIPAAIYGPGDFQNAHAVNESCSIDQLIAFTKTMIHFVYEWTNTKKK, encoded by the coding sequence GTGACAAATAATATCGAGAGATTGATGCTTCAAGTAGAAAATCGCAAACAAGAATTGATTGATTTGGTTACTACACTTATAAAGTTTGAAACACCCGCACCACCTGCAAGAAATACAAAAAATATTCAACAATTTATCGCAAATTATTTAAAAAATCTTAATTTTGAAATTGATATATGGGATGTATATCCAGATGACCCGAATGTCGTTGGGGTGAAAAAAGGAACGGAACCTGAATTATATAGCAGTTTAATTATTAATGGGCATGTTGATGTAGCTGAAATACGAGAAGACGAAAAATGGTTAACGAATCCTTTTGATCCAATAGTAACTGAAGAGGCTATTATAGGTAGGGGCGTAGCTGATATGAAAGGAGGAATTGCAGGGGCCCTATTTGCATTAAAACTTTTACATGAGGCAAAATTTGAGGTGAAGGGCGATCTCATTTTACAATCTGTCATCGGAGAAGAAGTCGGAGAGGCTGGTACACTTCAATGTTGTGATCGAGGATATAAAGCCGACTTTGCGCTTGTTGTTGATACGAGTGATTTACATATACAAGGTCAAGGCGGGGTAATCACCGGTTGGATTACAATAAAAAGTGCTAAAACATTTCATGATGCTATGAGACGAAATATGATTCACGCAGGTGGCGGACTATTGCAAGCAAGTGCCATTGAAAAAATGATGAAAATAATAGAAGGATTGCAAGATTTAGAGCGCCATTGGGCGGTTACTAAGCAATATGAAGGATTTCCACCTGGTACAAATACAATCAATCCTGCTGTTATTGAAGGTGGAAGACACCCCGCTTTTATAGCTGACGAATGTAAACTATGGATTACTGTTCACTACTACCCTAATGAAACTTATGAAGAGGTATCTAGAGAGATTGAGGAACATATACTTTCTGTTGCAAAGTCGGATCCATGGCTAAGGCACTATCCGCCGACATTCGTGTGGGGAGGAAGTTCGATGATTGAAGACAAAGGCGAAATTTTCCCTTCACTAGAAGTTGATCCGAATCATCCAGCTGTTCAATTATTGTCCTCCTCTCACCAAATGAACCATGGAAAAGAAGCTACGATTGATGTATCTCCTTCCGTTACTGATGGTGGATGGTTTGGCGACGCAGGTATCCCAGCTGCCATTTATGGACCAGGCGATTTTCAAAATGCTCATGCAGTAAATGAATCTTGCTCCATCGATCAACTTATTGCTTTTACGAAAACGATGATTCATTTTGTTTACGAATGGACAAACACCAAGAAAAAGTGA
- the tenA gene encoding thiaminase II encodes MTFSDRLFKKVQPVWNSYLEHPFVKGIGEGTLEKEKFIHYMKQDYVYLIEYSRVFAIGSTKANDLKTMTIFANLLHGTMNFEMDLHREYAAKFGISNEELENTEPSATMTAYTSYMLSQAQLGGVENTIAAVLACAWSYNWIGKKLAEWPNSLEHELYGNWVKMYSSDGFTKIAEDCIDLINEIAQGKPEDELNKLEEIFVKTSYFEYMFWDMAENISMWPVKELAKI; translated from the coding sequence ATGACATTTTCTGATCGTTTATTTAAAAAAGTGCAGCCTGTATGGAATAGTTATTTAGAGCATCCTTTTGTAAAGGGGATTGGGGAAGGAACTCTTGAGAAGGAAAAATTCATACATTATATGAAGCAGGACTATGTGTATTTAATAGAGTACTCTAGAGTTTTCGCAATTGGGAGTACCAAAGCCAATGATTTAAAAACAATGACTATTTTTGCAAATTTATTGCATGGAACAATGAATTTTGAAATGGATTTACACCGTGAGTATGCAGCGAAATTTGGGATTTCCAACGAAGAATTAGAAAATACAGAGCCATCTGCTACAATGACAGCGTATACAAGCTATATGCTTAGCCAAGCACAGTTAGGCGGAGTAGAGAATACGATTGCAGCAGTATTAGCATGTGCATGGAGTTACAATTGGATTGGTAAAAAATTAGCTGAATGGCCAAATTCTTTAGAGCATGAACTCTATGGAAACTGGGTTAAAATGTATTCTTCTGACGGGTTTACTAAAATTGCTGAAGATTGCATCGATTTAATCAATGAGATTGCACAAGGAAAGCCAGAAGATGAACTGAATAAACTAGAAGAAATATTCGTGAAAACAAGTTACTTTGAATATATGTTCTGGGATATGGCTGAAAACATTTCAATGTGGCCAGTAAAAGAATTAGCAAAAATTTAA